The Pectobacterium parmentieri genome segment GCGCCGCCGGGATGACCGTCGGCCTTGCCGTTTGTGCACTGGTGCTCGGTCTTGTGCTGGCGATGCTGTTTGCCGTTTGGGAAACCGTACGCTGGAAAGCCGTTAGCTGGACGGGCACAGCGGTAGTCACATTATTGCGCGGCCTGCCCGAAATTCTGGTGGTGCTGTTTATCTATTTCGGTTCTTCCCAACTGCTGATGATGCTGGCGGATGGCTTTACCCTGAACCTTTTGATTGTGCAGATTCCGGTAAAGCTGGATATCGGCATGTTTGAGATCAGCCCATTTCTGTGTGGCGTGATTGCGCTGGCGTTGCTGTATGCGGCCTACGCATCCCAAACGCTACGCGGTGCGCTAAAAGCGGTACCACAAGGACAATGGGAATCGGGTCAGGCACTGGGGCTTAGTAAAGCCGCGATCTTTTTCCGTTTGATCATGCCGCAGATGTGGCGTCACGCCCTGCCGGGATTAGGTAATCAGTGGCTGGTATTGCTGAAAGATACCGCTCTGGTTTCGCTGATTAGCGTTAACGATCTGATGCTGCAAACCAAAAGCATTGCTACACGAACGCAGGAACCCTTTACCTGGTACGTCGTCGCAGCGGCTATCTATTTGGTGATTACGCTGTTAAGTCAGTATGTGCTGAAACGCATTGACCTACACACCACGCGTTTTGAGCGGAGACCGTCCTGATGCTCGCTTATTTACCTGAGCTATTAAAAGGCCTGCATACCAGCCTGACGTTAACCGCCGTCTCCATTGTCGTCGCGTTGGTGTTATCACTGCTGCTGACCGTCGTGCTGACGCTCAAAACCCCTGTCGTATCGCTGTTGGCAAAGGTCTACATTACGCTGTTTACCGGTACGCCGCTGCTGGTACAAATTTTCCTGATTTACTACGGCCCAGGGCAATTTACCGCTATTCAGCAAATTCCCTGGCTGTGGAACCTACTTTCACAGCCGTGGCTGTGCGCGATGGTGGCGCTGGCGCTCAATAGTGCCGCTTATACTACGCAACTGTTCTATGGGGCGGTAAAAGCCATTCCCGCCGGACAGTGGCAATCCTGCGCAGCCTTGGGAATGGATCAGAAGCAGACATTACGTATTTTACTGCCGTTCGCATTTAAACGTGCGCTGTCTTCTTATTCAAATGAAGTCGTTCTGGTATTTAAGAGTACATCGCTGGCTTATACCATCACACTGATGGAAGTCATGGGTTACAGCCAACTGATGTATGGCCGCACATATGATGTGATGGTGTTTGGCGCAGCCGGAATTATCTACCTTTGTGTCAATGGGTTACTGACATTATTGATGCGCTGGGTTGAACGCCGCTCACTGGCATTCGAACGTCGTAACTGACCCTTACCCTCTTCAAAAGCAGGCTTTAATAGCCTGCTTTTTTATGGCGTGCTGATGTAAAGACATGCAATAAATCGATTTAATAATCATTTTAATTGCATATAAATTCAATAAATGGCATGGTAATTACCATAACGCCGGAATCCTTCCGCGCAACTATATACCCTAAATAATTCGAGTTTCAGGACAAAACGTTAGCGTTTTGAACAGCGCTTGCGCTGACCCCGAAGGGGTGAGGCCAGGACGGGCCGAGTATGTAAGCGCAACCAACGCACATGCAACTTGAAATATGATGGGTATACACTATAAGAAAAACCGACAGGAGTAGGTAATGAAAAAATTAGTGCTCGCCACGTTACTGGCAGGAATCGCCTTCAGCGCCACCGCCGCAGACACCATCCGTTTTGCGTCATCAGCCACCTATCCCCCCTTTGAGTCACTGGATGCCAGCAACGAAATTGTCGGTTTCGATATGGACTTGGCGAAAGCGCTGTGCAAGCAAATGCAAGCCACCTGTACGTTCACCAATCAGGCGTTTGACAGCCTAATCCCTGCGCTGAAATTCCGTCGCTATGACGCGGTGATTTCCGGTATGGATATCACGCCGGAGCGCAGCAAGCAGGTCACTTTCACCCAGCCTTACTATGCCAACTCTGCCGTGGTTATCGCGCAAAAAGGAAAATTCAGCGACTTTGCCGCGATGAAAGGCAAACGTATTGGTATGGAAAACGGTACAACGCACCAGAAATACATGCACGATAAGCACCCAGAAGTGCAGACTGTCTCTTATGACAGCTACCAAAACGCGGTACTGGATCTGAAAAATGGCCGTATCGACGGCGTATTCGGCGATACCGCCGTCGTCAACGAGTGGATTAAGACGAGCCCTGAGTTAACGACGGTGGGCGAACACGTGACTGACGCCGAATACTTCGGCACTGGATTGGGCATCGCTGTTCGTCCCGATGACAAGGCGCTGCTGGAGAAACTGAATAACGCGTTGGACGCAATCAAAGCGGACGGCACGTACAAAACCATCAATGACAAATGGTTCCCGCAATAAGGTTCGATCTGCGCGGTGTAGTATCATATGAAATCATGCATATAACGCCGCTTTTTGTCGTCCGGGCGTAAAAATTGCGCTGAGGTGATCGTTACCGTCGAGTGAGCGGCAGGACGCCGCGAAAGACAGTGCCGCGTCGGACAAAAACGTCAGAGACGTTTTTGAACAGCACTTGTGCTGGCCCGAAGGGTGAGCCCCATTATTTATGGGGCGAGTAAACACGTCACTGGCGGCTCGAAAAGCGGGAACGATCGCCGAAGGCACCGCGCAGCGGCGCAATTCACGCCAAAAGCCAATGGTCAAGGAGCTGCGGCAATTGAGCGCTCCTTGTCGGGCGTGTGATGAAATCATAGAAAGGCACCAGAATTGACACGCCCGAAACTTTCATACTGTCGAACATGGATACAACAACGTAGTAAATTGCCACCAAGATATTTTTTATTACATATAGTTATCGCTCATCAAGCACGCTTCAGTAACGTCAGCACCTCATAGTGCGCCGTGTGCGGGAACATATCGAACAACTGTACGCGCAACGCGCGGTAATTCGCCAGTTCCGTCATGTCTTTTGCCATGCTTTCCGCGTTACAACTGGAATAGAGAATGTAGTCCGGTGCCATCCGGCTCAGGTAGGCGCACAGTTCGCTGCCGATACCACGGCGCGGCGGGTTAACCAGCACCAGCTCAGGTATTTCCGCTTTAGCCGTCGCGAACTGCGTGGAATCCAACGCCTGGAACTCCACTTGCTTCAGCCCTAACTGTTCCGCAGAGCGACGAGCGCAGGCTATCGCCTCGGCGCTGATTTCAATGCCAGTTAAACGCATCTCGGGTGATGCACAGTGCAGACCAAAACCCCCTACTCCGCAAAACAGATCCCACATACTGGTAATATTCAACTCAGCGACCCAGTCACGTGCCGTCGCATACAGAGTAGCCGCTACCTGCGGGTTCGTCTGGAAAAAGCTTTGCGGACGAATATATAGCGGCACCTGATTAAACTGTTCGGCCAGCGCGGCAGCGTCACTCAGGATAATCTCCGTTTTCCCTTCCATAATCGCCTGATGCACTGGCTGGATATTGACGGATATCACCTCAAGCTGGGGTAACTGCTGCTGTAGCCAGGGCAATGCGGCACGTAGCTGTGCCAGCTTGGTTTCCGAGCGTAAGACGAAGCGTAGCATGAACGTACCGCGCTGCGTACTTTCCGTCAGCAGCAGGTATTTCAGTTCTCCACGTCGGCGCGCCACGTTATAAGGCGTCAGCCCCGCACGGGCAATGAAGGCTTTAAGCACGTCGAAAGCAGGCAAGAAACTGGACGGATAAAGCGGGCAATCACAGAGATCCACTGCGGTTCCATCACGGTGTAACATCCCCAACAGCGGGCGCTCCACGCTACCACTCACCACCATTTTGGCTTTATTACGAAATGCAGACTGCACAGAAGGCTGCACGGGTAGCCAGCGCTGTACGGCATGTGATTGTAACAAGCCTTCAAGGTGCTGCTGCTTATCAGACAATTGCTGTGGGTAGGCTTTTTCCAGCCATTGGCAGGAACGACAGGTTCCCGTGCTGTAGCGGGCACAATGCATAGACAATCTAACTATAAGAAGAAATACAGAATGGAAGGATTATACCACCCTGACGGCATCACCCTGCGACCTTTTCGTTCTCTTATGGGCGACGCCAGCAGCCGACTGGCTCAGGAGAGACATCTCTATTTCTGGCGCAGGAAAAATCGCTTACTGCGTCGTGGCAGAAACAGTAAAGCCATCACCAGAAGATCCGGGATCTTTTGTAGCAGGAGTTGATGTAGCACAGCAGCGTTATTTTCCCCTGAAATATGGAATATCGCTGGCATAAATTCGCTCAGGGATGCGAGAAGCAGATAGCACACCACCAGCCCCTGACAGGCGACATAACCCCATCGTCCCCAGTTCGCACCGGCCAAAACGGCAAAGCCACAGCGAATTTCAACGCCGACGATAACGAGCGCTAACAATACTACCAGCGTCGAATCCCAGGCCTCCGAGGTGCTGCCAATCCAGCCGCTTAAATCACTTAGGCCTAACTCCCATACCAACAACACAATCCCCAAAAGACGGGTAGCAATAATCGCAATCCCCGCTACCATCACTGGCACCGGGGCATAAACTTTGCGTTGCGTCATTTCCTTCTTCGTATACAGAATTTCAACGATCTCCCTTCATGCGGCCATTGAACGGCCAAAAATACAGCACCAATATAAACGTCGATGCCAATATAAAACGTGGTACGGATGTAAAACGTGATAGCCATATAAAACAACAACGCCCCCATCCTCTGGCGGCGTTGCTGGAAATTTTCGCTAGGCTAGCAAATTATGGAGTGAAATCGAATCAGCCACGTCTCGCTTTTTGCATATCACGATAACGCTGCTTCTCCGCTCTTGCCATAAACCACCAGGCGATAAATCCAATAATACCAACGACTAACAATATCAGAGAAGCCAATGCGTTAATTTGTGGATTAACGCCCATTCTTACGCTGGAGAACACCAGCATAGGCAACGTTGTCGAACCCGGCCCCGCCACGAAGCTGGAGATAACCAGATCGTCCAGCGACAGCGTAAACGCCAGCAGCCAGCCGGAAAGCAGCGCAGGAGCAATCATCGGCACCGTGATAATGAAGAAGACTTTGAGCGGGTTCGCACCCAAATCCATCGCGGCTTCTTCGATCGAGCGATCCAGTTCCCGCAGGCGCGCGCTGATCACCACGGTGACATACGCGGTACAGAACGTCACATGCGCCAGCCAGATAGTGAACATCCCCCTTTCCGCTGGCCACCCAATCGCATGGCCTAAGGCAACAAAGAGCAATAGCAGCGACAGACCAGTAATCACATCCGGCATCACCAGCGGTGCCGTCAGCATAAACGCAAAACCATTAGCCCCACGGAAACGACCAAAACGCACCATCACGACAGAGGCGATAGTCCCAAGGATCACAGCCATTGTTGCCGAAGCGGCAGCAATCGTCAGGCTCAAGAGCACTGCACTGATCATCGCCGTATTGTGAAACAGCTCGATATACCAGCGCGTCGACCACCCAGCCCATACGGTAACCAGCTTGGAGCTGTTGAACGAATAGATCACCAGCATCAGCATCGGCGCATAGAGGAAGGTAAAGCACAGCACTAAAATCACAATACGCCACGGCGAGCGAACAACAGGTAAATTATTCACGCGTCACCCTCCGCGGTTTTGCTCTGATGTTTATGGAACCAGATAATCGGCATAATCAACAAAAACAGCATGACGATCGCGACAGCGGATGCCACCGGCCAATCGCGGTTATTGAAGAATTCCTGCCACAGAATACGGCCAATCATGATGCTATCTGGACCACCGAGCAGTTCGGGAATCACGTATTCTCCCACCGACGGGATGAACACCAGCATCGATCCTGCAATAATTCCGCCTTTCGTTAGCGGGACGATCACGCTGAAAAAGGTTCTCAGTGGCCTAGCGCCCAGATCTAATGACGCTTCCACGAGTGAGTAGTCCAGCCGCGTCAGCGCGGTATAGATAGGCAACACCATAAACGGCAAATAGGAATACACAACGCCAATGTAAACTGCCAGATTGGTGTGCAAAATAACCAACGGTTCATCAATCACACCCAGCCACAGTAGGAAGTTATTCAGGATACCCAGGATACCGTTACTTTTCAGAATCCCCATCCAAGCGTAGACGCGGATCAGAAATGACGTCCATGACGGCAGAATAACCAGTAATAGCAGGATATTACGCGTTGAAGGTTTACTGTGCGCGACAGCCCAGGCCAATGGATAACCAATAAACAGGCAGCACAGCGTTGATACAGCCGCAACCTGAAGCGATTGCATATAGGCATCGAAATACAGCGGATCGTCCAACAAGTGCAGGTAATTCCCAAGATTCAGGGAAATATCCAGCCTGCCATCCATCCAGGAAACCAGATCGGTATAAGGCGGAATTGCACGCGCCATCTCTGCGAAACTGATTTTGAACACGATCAGGAACGGCAACATAAACAGCAGCAACAGCCACACATACGGCAGCGCGATAACCAGCTTGCGCCCGTGTTTTTGACGCCAACGCGCCATCAGCACACGCAGCCAGAGTTTAGCCTTGCCCGGTGGTTCCGCCGTGTGGCGTTCGGGAAATAAAGTCATGACATTCTTCCTCGTTACACCGTCAGAACCACACAGCTATCCGCATCCCAACACAGCCGAACCTCATCTCCCCAGGTCGGTGTACCTTTGCGATAGCGGTAGGCATTTTGTAACTGTGCGCTGATAGTTTGCCCACTGTTGAGCCTGACGTGGTAAATCGACAAATCGCCCAGATAAGCGATGTGCACAACTTCGCCCACCGCGAAATTACAGCCGTCAGCCGGAACCTCTTCGCACAGCATGATTTTTTCAGGGCGCAACGCGATGTAAACCGGAACGCCATCCACTACCGAGACATCCGAATCCACCTTCAGCGGATGCACCAATCCAGGACTTTTGATGATCAGTGCCTCGTCCTGACGCTCCTGCAATATCCCTTCAAACATATTGACCGAGCCGATAAATTCCGCACTGAAACGTGTATTCGGGTGCTCATAAATCTCTTCGGGCTCGCCAATCTGTACGAACTTACCGCGATTCATGATGGCAATACGCCCTGCCATGGTCATGGCTTCTTCCTGATCGTGCGTCACCATCACACAGGTCGCCCCTACGCGTTCCAGAATATCGACTACTTCAAGCTGCATGCGGTCGCGCAGTTTCTTGTCCAGCGCCCCCATCGGTTCATCCAGCAACAGCAGTTTTGGACGCTTCGCCAGACTACGTGCCAGCGCAACACGTTGGCGCTGACCGCCGGAAAGTTGATGTGGTTTACGATTGGCAAACTCCTGCATATGCACCAGCGACAGCATCTCTTCGACACGATCTTTGATTTCAGCACGCGGTAGCTTGTCCTGTTTCAAACCAAACGCAATATTCTTTTCCACCGTCATGTGTGGGAATAGCGCATAAGACTGGAACATCATATTGATGGGACGCTGGTAAGGCGGCACCAATGACAAATCCTGACCATCCAGAAAAATCTGCCCCTGCGTAGGGAGCTCAAAACCGGCCAACATACGCAACAGCGTGGATTTCCCACAGCCAGATGCGCCCAGCAGAGCAAAAATTTCGCCTTTATAAATCGTCAGGCTGACATCATCGACAGCGGCCTGACCATCGAACGACTTCGTCAGGTTACGCACTTCCAGCAGCGGCGTAGCCGCTTTTTGAGGTTTTGATTGAGGGCGTGGGATCGCGTCATTCACTTCGCATTGCTCTCCGGCAAAAGCAGAACAAGTCACACCGCTGACGCCGCGATTAGGCGTTTTTGCGTCTAGCCGTGTGACACAATATAGAGCGCGAACAGGCGGTATCTCCGCCTGTTCTTTGCCACATTAATACTCGTCATACTTCAAGTTGCATGTGCGTTGGCTTCTCTTAAATACTCGGCCCATCGTGGGCCTCGCTTGCTGCCTGCCTGAAACTTGAATTATTTAGAGTATTTTATACCCATCCATTCTTTGGTTGCCGAAAGCAGCAATCATCAAGCTCTTGGGTAACTATTCGGATCCAAAAAGCAGTCAGACCCAAAAGGCTATTTGCCGCTCTTAACCTTGGTCCATGCACGAGTACGTGTACGGTCGATCTGAGGAGATTGCACCTTGAGCGTAAACATTTTGGCACGCACATCCGCAGGCGGGTAGACACCTGGGTTGTTACGAATTTCTTCGTTCACCAAAGGCAAGGATGCCAGGTTACCGCTGGCGTAATAGGTGTGATTACTGATCTCAGCCATCACTTCCGGCTTCATCAGGTAATCCAGAAACGCATAGGCTTCATCCAGATTTTTAGCATCTTTCGGGATAGCGAGGACATCAAAGAATGCCAACGCCCCTTCCTTCGGAATACTGTATTGGATATTGACGCCGTTCTTCGCTTCTTTCGCACGATTCCCTGCCTGCATGATATCGCCAGCCCAGCCAACAGCAACGCAGATGTCGCCGTTCGCCAGATCGTTGATATATTGCGACGAATGGAAATAACGAATGCTCGGACGCAGTTTCAGCAGCAGATCGGTCGCTGATGTGCTGTAATCACCCGGTTTGGTGCTATTCGGATCTTTACCCTGATAGTTTAATACGGTGGCGAAGATCTCCTCCGGCGCATCCAGGAAAGAAACCCCGCAGCTTTTCAGCTTTTCCAGATTCTCTGGCTTCAGCACCAGATCCCAGCTATCAACAGGCGCATCGGCACCCAGCGCCGCTTTGACTTTCTCGACGTTATAGCCAATACCCGTGGTCGCCCACAGGTAAGGTAAAGCATATTTGTTATCGGGATCGTGCTGAGCAATCAACTTCATCAGCTCAGGGTCCAAATTTTTGTAATTCGGTAGCTTACTTTTGTCTAATGGCTGAAAAACTCCCGCTGAGAGCTGGCGCTCAAGGAAACTGGCAGAAGGCACCACCAGATCAAAACCCGTGCTGCCCGCCATAAGCTTGCCTTCCAACACTTCGTTGGAGTCAAACACGTCATAGACGACCTTAATACCGGTTTCTTTCTGGAAATTGGCTAACGTGTTTGGTGCGATATAGTCGGACCAGTTATAAACATGCAGCGTTTTCTCTTCCGCAGATGCGGTGACGGACGCGGCCATCAGCAAGCCGGTAACAACACCCGATAGCCATTTTTTACGTTGGGTGAACATCCGTTCCTTCCTCCATTCAAGGGGGTGATTCATGGGAGTGTATATGTATCGTTCCGATACAAACTATAGCCTGCCGCGCTATCAAACCGGTGAATGAATATGCACCGATTTTTATTCGCTCAGACACAGACATAGCCCTGATTCGACAGTCTGTCGCTTACAGGAATAAAGCATAACCCCACAACATCATGCACACCATACTCGAACGTAAAAAATGGGTTTTAACGATTATTTATTCACATTTTATCGATGTGATGAGGGCGTTTAGCGAAAAACAAAGAGAAATGTCTGGCAATAATGTGAAATAGCCAGAATAAATGGCGGTGAAAGGAAAATAAGTAAAACCAATTGCTGCCGTTGGCAGCAACCGTATCAATGCAAATGTGAGGTCGTAACTCTGGCAGCAGAGCCCTCTTCTTCTTCGCCGATAAACAGCAGATTATTAGCGCTAGCCTCAAGGATCACCATTGAGATTTGTTCTTCTGATTGCTGCATAAAATGTCTGAATTGTTCCAATGCCATACCTGCGGCAACGCTAACCGACTGGCAAACAATCAGCTTCGGCAGGTTATCGTCCTGAACGTCGATAAACGCCTTGACGGTCAAAGAGCTGGCGTTGATTTGGCTTAGATCGCCAACCAAAGGGATAAGTGCGCTGGGCTTCACTTCGGCAAGTGCGGAAAACAAGATCACGTTGTCCACCAGATCAACTTTCGCATCGAACACGCCATCAAAATTTTGCATATGAGGAAGATGAAGTGCCTGACAGGAATCACACTCGAAATACAGTATGTTTAGTTGATCCAGCCACCGCCGTAGCATAGCCAAATCCGGGACGATGAGTGAATCCATCATGTTTGCCTCATACTTGCCACCGTAAAGACAGCATTGTTGAAAAGAGAACATCACTCGCGCAGAAGCGATGTTAAAACAGAAACAGTCTCAAAACAGAAACCATCTTAAAAACGGCACATAGCTTACGGAATATTGTGCAACGATGCCATGATAAAAGCGCACCAC includes the following:
- the artQ gene encoding arginine ABC transporter permease ArtQ, yielding MIEFQPLASAAGMTVGLAVCALVLGLVLAMLFAVWETVRWKAVSWTGTAVVTLLRGLPEILVVLFIYFGSSQLLMMLADGFTLNLLIVQIPVKLDIGMFEISPFLCGVIALALLYAAYASQTLRGALKAVPQGQWESGQALGLSKAAIFFRLIMPQMWRHALPGLGNQWLVLLKDTALVSLISVNDLMLQTKSIATRTQEPFTWYVVAAAIYLVITLLSQYVLKRIDLHTTRFERRPS
- the artM gene encoding arginine ABC transporter permease ArtM, whose product is MLAYLPELLKGLHTSLTLTAVSIVVALVLSLLLTVVLTLKTPVVSLLAKVYITLFTGTPLLVQIFLIYYGPGQFTAIQQIPWLWNLLSQPWLCAMVALALNSAAYTTQLFYGAVKAIPAGQWQSCAALGMDQKQTLRILLPFAFKRALSSYSNEVVLVFKSTSLAYTITLMEVMGYSQLMYGRTYDVMVFGAAGIIYLCVNGLLTLLMRWVERRSLAFERRN
- the artJ gene encoding arginine ABC transporter substrate-binding protein; the encoded protein is MKKLVLATLLAGIAFSATAADTIRFASSATYPPFESLDASNEIVGFDMDLAKALCKQMQATCTFTNQAFDSLIPALKFRRYDAVISGMDITPERSKQVTFTQPYYANSAVVIAQKGKFSDFAAMKGKRIGMENGTTHQKYMHDKHPEVQTVSYDSYQNAVLDLKNGRIDGVFGDTAVVNEWIKTSPELTTVGEHVTDAEYFGTGLGIAVRPDDKALLEKLNNALDAIKADGTYKTINDKWFPQ
- the rlmC gene encoding 23S rRNA (uracil(747)-C(5))-methyltransferase RlmC, with the translated sequence MHCARYSTGTCRSCQWLEKAYPQQLSDKQQHLEGLLQSHAVQRWLPVQPSVQSAFRNKAKMVVSGSVERPLLGMLHRDGTAVDLCDCPLYPSSFLPAFDVLKAFIARAGLTPYNVARRRGELKYLLLTESTQRGTFMLRFVLRSETKLAQLRAALPWLQQQLPQLEVISVNIQPVHQAIMEGKTEIILSDAAALAEQFNQVPLYIRPQSFFQTNPQVAATLYATARDWVAELNITSMWDLFCGVGGFGLHCASPEMRLTGIEISAEAIACARRSAEQLGLKQVEFQALDSTQFATAKAEIPELVLVNPPRRGIGSELCAYLSRMAPDYILYSSCNAESMAKDMTELANYRALRVQLFDMFPHTAHYEVLTLLKRA
- a CDS encoding YbjO family protein, with product MTQRKVYAPVPVMVAGIAIIATRLLGIVLLVWELGLSDLSGWIGSTSEAWDSTLVVLLALVIVGVEIRCGFAVLAGANWGRWGYVACQGLVVCYLLLASLSEFMPAIFHISGENNAAVLHQLLLQKIPDLLVMALLFLPRRSKRFFLRQK
- the potI gene encoding putrescine ABC transporter permease PotI; the encoded protein is MNNLPVVRSPWRIVILVLCFTFLYAPMLMLVIYSFNSSKLVTVWAGWSTRWYIELFHNTAMISAVLLSLTIAAASATMAVILGTIASVVMVRFGRFRGANGFAFMLTAPLVMPDVITGLSLLLLFVALGHAIGWPAERGMFTIWLAHVTFCTAYVTVVISARLRELDRSIEEAAMDLGANPLKVFFIITVPMIAPALLSGWLLAFTLSLDDLVISSFVAGPGSTTLPMLVFSSVRMGVNPQINALASLILLVVGIIGFIAWWFMARAEKQRYRDMQKARRG
- the potH gene encoding putrescine ABC transporter permease PotH, which translates into the protein MTLFPERHTAEPPGKAKLWLRVLMARWRQKHGRKLVIALPYVWLLLLFMLPFLIVFKISFAEMARAIPPYTDLVSWMDGRLDISLNLGNYLHLLDDPLYFDAYMQSLQVAAVSTLCCLFIGYPLAWAVAHSKPSTRNILLLLVILPSWTSFLIRVYAWMGILKSNGILGILNNFLLWLGVIDEPLVILHTNLAVYIGVVYSYLPFMVLPIYTALTRLDYSLVEASLDLGARPLRTFFSVIVPLTKGGIIAGSMLVFIPSVGEYVIPELLGGPDSIMIGRILWQEFFNNRDWPVASAVAIVMLFLLIMPIIWFHKHQSKTAEGDA
- the potG gene encoding putrescine ABC transporter ATP-binding subunit PotG; its protein translation is MNDAIPRPQSKPQKAATPLLEVRNLTKSFDGQAAVDDVSLTIYKGEIFALLGASGCGKSTLLRMLAGFELPTQGQIFLDGQDLSLVPPYQRPINMMFQSYALFPHMTVEKNIAFGLKQDKLPRAEIKDRVEEMLSLVHMQEFANRKPHQLSGGQRQRVALARSLAKRPKLLLLDEPMGALDKKLRDRMQLEVVDILERVGATCVMVTHDQEEAMTMAGRIAIMNRGKFVQIGEPEEIYEHPNTRFSAEFIGSVNMFEGILQERQDEALIIKSPGLVHPLKVDSDVSVVDGVPVYIALRPEKIMLCEEVPADGCNFAVGEVVHIAYLGDLSIYHVRLNSGQTISAQLQNAYRYRKGTPTWGDEVRLCWDADSCVVLTV
- the potF gene encoding spermidine/putrescine ABC transporter substrate-binding protein PotF — translated: MFTQRKKWLSGVVTGLLMAASVTASAEEKTLHVYNWSDYIAPNTLANFQKETGIKVVYDVFDSNEVLEGKLMAGSTGFDLVVPSASFLERQLSAGVFQPLDKSKLPNYKNLDPELMKLIAQHDPDNKYALPYLWATTGIGYNVEKVKAALGADAPVDSWDLVLKPENLEKLKSCGVSFLDAPEEIFATVLNYQGKDPNSTKPGDYSTSATDLLLKLRPSIRYFHSSQYINDLANGDICVAVGWAGDIMQAGNRAKEAKNGVNIQYSIPKEGALAFFDVLAIPKDAKNLDEAYAFLDYLMKPEVMAEISNHTYYASGNLASLPLVNEEIRNNPGVYPPADVRAKMFTLKVQSPQIDRTRTRAWTKVKSGK
- a CDS encoding YbjN domain-containing protein, with product MDSLIVPDLAMLRRWLDQLNILYFECDSCQALHLPHMQNFDGVFDAKVDLVDNVILFSALAEVKPSALIPLVGDLSQINASSLTVKAFIDVQDDNLPKLIVCQSVSVAAGMALEQFRHFMQQSEEQISMVILEASANNLLFIGEEEEGSAARVTTSHLH